In a single window of the uncultured Dysgonomonas sp. genome:
- a CDS encoding YCF48-related protein encodes MKENNIKFVLLLCFIFVANNLFSQKWVSVKSNTNSNLWSVAFTDEKTVFSVGTGGILLQSINAGNSWVLIKTNVNSDLFTIYFPSTEVGYAGGANATILKTEDGGRTWKNISSNLGDIPETTSFYNLYFSDELNGYAVGLKGIIVRTSDGGKTWKKDIYPIPASYLRSISFVDNQNGFIVGHGASILKTTNAGNSWETIHIPNTSLTNHFFAIKFTDKNSGFISSYPGLLLKTEDAGKNWNPIFINTNIQLLNMAFANNITGYIIGQSGQVFKTQDGGSKWSRMNADSDKSLRGIALAKDNSEIGIIVGDGGTILKLQNK; translated from the coding sequence ATGAAAGAGAATAATATTAAATTTGTATTGCTACTATGTTTTATATTTGTCGCAAATAATCTGTTTTCGCAAAAATGGGTAAGTGTTAAAAGTAATACTAACTCAAATCTTTGGTCAGTAGCTTTTACTGATGAAAAAACGGTTTTTTCCGTTGGTACTGGCGGGATACTGTTACAATCGATAAATGCTGGCAATTCGTGGGTACTAATAAAGACAAACGTGAATTCTGATTTGTTTACCATATATTTTCCTTCTACAGAAGTAGGATATGCAGGTGGAGCAAATGCAACAATTCTTAAAACAGAAGATGGAGGAAGAACGTGGAAGAATATATCATCGAACTTAGGAGATATTCCCGAAACCACATCTTTTTACAACCTTTATTTTTCAGATGAACTGAACGGATATGCTGTAGGTTTGAAAGGGATTATCGTAAGAACTTCCGATGGCGGTAAAACATGGAAAAAGGATATCTATCCAATTCCTGCAAGTTATTTGCGTTCCATTTCCTTTGTCGATAACCAAAACGGTTTTATCGTCGGACACGGGGCATCGATTCTTAAAACCACAAATGCTGGCAATAGTTGGGAAACAATTCATATTCCAAATACATCATTGACAAATCATTTTTTCGCCATTAAATTTACAGATAAAAATTCCGGTTTTATTTCAAGTTATCCCGGTTTATTGTTAAAGACCGAAGATGCCGGAAAAAATTGGAATCCGATTTTCATCAATACCAATATCCAATTATTAAATATGGCTTTTGCAAATAATATAACAGGATATATAATTGGACAATCGGGGCAAGTATTTAAAACTCAGGACGGCGGATCCAAGTGGTCGAGGATGAATGCTGATAGCGATAAGTCATTGAGAGGCATTGCATTAGCTAAAGATAATAGTGAGATAGGAATAATTGTAGGTGATGGGGGGACAATCTTGAAACTACAGAATAAATAA
- a CDS encoding acetylxylan esterase codes for MSSICISGGKEYEGRATAGYIPETIKPTTEMPEDFIQFWDKAKAENANVALNPILTLLPDRCSSKSDVYEVNIQIDKKGARLFGILCVPKAPGKYPALLRVPGAGIRGYAGHVAGADNGYITLEIGIHGIPVTMDSKIYGYLGSGALNGYPMKGWEDRESVYYKRVYLACVKAVDYIYSMSQFNGKDILVQGGSQGGALAIVTGALDKRITGVISLFPALCDLSGYTHGRAGGWPHLFKDESEPTVIREQKVKNSAYYDVVNFARILTQPGFYSFGYNDMVCPPTTTFSAYNVIASPKQLMLVPETAHYAYPEQWNNSWEWWTKLLKENN; via the coding sequence ATGTCAAGTATTTGTATATCGGGTGGAAAAGAATATGAGGGGCGTGCAACAGCAGGATATATACCCGAAACAATAAAGCCGACAACAGAGATGCCCGAAGATTTCATACAGTTTTGGGATAAGGCTAAAGCCGAAAACGCAAATGTTGCACTGAATCCTATATTGACGTTATTGCCTGATCGCTGCTCTTCCAAATCGGATGTGTATGAGGTAAATATTCAGATTGATAAAAAAGGAGCAAGACTATTCGGGATTTTATGTGTGCCAAAGGCGCCCGGTAAATATCCGGCATTGCTAAGAGTACCAGGAGCAGGAATCCGAGGTTATGCAGGACACGTTGCCGGAGCCGACAACGGCTATATCACGCTTGAGATAGGGATACATGGCATTCCGGTAACCATGGATAGCAAAATATACGGCTATCTGGGCAGTGGGGCATTGAACGGTTATCCGATGAAAGGCTGGGAAGACCGGGAGAGTGTATACTATAAACGTGTATACCTTGCTTGTGTAAAAGCAGTTGACTACATATACAGTATGTCTCAGTTCAATGGCAAGGATATTCTTGTACAAGGCGGTAGTCAGGGCGGAGCATTAGCTATAGTGACAGGTGCGCTAGACAAACGTATCACAGGCGTCATTTCGCTTTTTCCTGCTTTATGCGATCTTAGCGGATATACGCACGGAAGGGCAGGAGGATGGCCTCATTTGTTTAAAGATGAAAGTGAACCTACTGTCATAAGAGAGCAAAAAGTGAAAAACAGCGCATATTACGATGTTGTAAACTTCGCACGTATTCTTACCCAACCGGGTTTTTATTCGTTTGGATATAATGACATGGTATGTCCTCCAACAACAACGTTTTCGGCTTATAATGTAATTGCATCGCCAAAACAACTGATGCTTGTCCCTGAAACTGCACACTACGCATACCCCGAGCAGTGGAATAACTCGTGGGAGTGGTGGACTAAGCTATTAAAAGAAAATAATTAG
- a CDS encoding MFS transporter, with protein MEIVKLREKIAYGFGDAASSIFWKLFTMYLLFFYTDIVGLNALAVGTMIFITRLWDSFLDPIIGIMADRTKTRWGKFRPYLLWMAIPFGIAGVLTFTAPDLNDSGKLIYAYLSYSIMMIVYSLINVPYASLLGVMTSDTKVRTELSSYRMIFAFIGSILVLLLVEPLVDFFSRRGGDIDLKFGWQMAIIVFSIIAIILFLLCFAWTKERVQPIKEKSNSIKSDIVDLLKNGPWWILLGAGIMTLMFNSIRDGVAVYYFKYCVIDAPVFYFENIDTNLAIITIYLVLGQAANIAGIVLATPVSARIGKKYTYLGAMALATILSIAFFFLGYSNIALILVMQFFISICAGMVTPLLWSMYADTADYSEWKTGRRATGLIFSASSMSQKLGGALGVAIVGWLLAYFSYTSGIVQTVETQFGIKMMISLFPAIATFLSAMFIFFYPLNDKKLEGITIDLEKKRMEDAQ; from the coding sequence ATGGAAATTGTAAAGTTAAGAGAGAAAATAGCTTACGGATTTGGAGATGCCGCTTCTTCTATATTCTGGAAACTTTTCACTATGTATCTGCTATTTTTTTATACAGATATTGTTGGTCTTAATGCGCTTGCGGTAGGTACGATGATTTTTATAACACGTCTTTGGGACTCATTTCTTGACCCTATTATCGGAATCATGGCAGACAGAACTAAGACCAGATGGGGTAAATTCCGTCCATATTTGCTATGGATGGCAATTCCATTTGGAATAGCAGGTGTACTTACATTTACAGCTCCTGATTTAAATGATTCGGGAAAGCTTATATACGCGTACCTGAGTTATTCAATTATGATGATTGTATATTCTCTTATTAATGTACCTTACGCCTCGTTATTAGGTGTGATGACGTCTGATACTAAAGTGCGGACGGAGTTGTCCTCATACCGCATGATATTTGCTTTTATAGGTAGTATTCTTGTTTTACTTTTGGTAGAGCCTTTAGTCGATTTCTTCAGTAGAAGGGGTGGAGATATAGATTTAAAGTTCGGTTGGCAAATGGCAATAATCGTATTTTCCATAATAGCAATTATTCTTTTTCTCCTCTGCTTTGCCTGGACCAAAGAGCGTGTACAACCGATCAAAGAAAAATCGAATTCGATAAAAAGCGATATTGTGGATTTATTAAAAAACGGCCCATGGTGGATATTACTCGGAGCGGGTATAATGACACTCATGTTCAACTCTATCAGAGATGGTGTGGCTGTTTATTATTTCAAATATTGTGTTATTGACGCTCCGGTATTTTATTTCGAGAATATAGATACTAATCTGGCAATTATTACTATATACCTTGTGTTGGGACAAGCAGCAAATATCGCCGGAATCGTGTTAGCAACTCCTGTCTCGGCAAGAATAGGGAAGAAATACACTTACTTGGGGGCTATGGCTTTAGCTACAATTCTAAGCATTGCATTCTTCTTTTTAGGATATAGCAATATTGCCTTAATTCTTGTTATGCAATTCTTTATTAGCATTTGTGCAGGAATGGTAACACCTTTATTATGGTCAATGTACGCTGATACAGCCGATTATTCGGAATGGAAAACAGGACGGCGGGCTACAGGGCTTATATTCTCGGCCTCGTCAATGTCTCAAAAACTGGGAGGTGCGCTGGGTGTAGCGATTGTAGGTTGGTTGTTAGCCTATTTTAGCTATACGAGCGGTATTGTCCAAACGGTAGAAACTCAGTTCGGAATAAAGATGATGATTAGTCTTTTCCCTGCCATAGCTACATTTTTGTCAGCAATGTTCATATTCTTCTATCCTTTAAATGATAAGAAGTTAGAGGGAATTACAATTGATCTTGAGAAAAAAAGAATGGAGGATGCTCAATAA
- a CDS encoding glycosidase, translating into MNDRLKQVFTDHETLLSRKNEMEEKGNGVYNRFRYPILTADHTPLTWRYDLNPKTNKYLMERIGINAVMNSGAIKWNNKYLLIVRVEGYDRKSFFAIAESPNGIDNFRFWEYPVTIPETDNPDTNVYDMRLTAHEDGWIYGIFCSERKDPNAPESDQSSAVAAAGIVRTKDLIKWERLPDLKTPHQQRNVVLHPEFVNGRYVLYTRPQDGFIEAGNGGGIGWAPIDDITNAEIKEETMIQTRVYHTIREAKIGEGPHPIRTKTGWLHFAHGVRNCAAGLRYVLYLYMTSLDDPTKVIAQPAGYFMAPEGEERIGDVSNVLFANGWIADDDGKIFLYYASSDTRMHVAVSTIDKLVDYCTNTPEDGFRSALSVKNIISLVDNNKTFSSI; encoded by the coding sequence ATGAATGATAGATTGAAACAAGTTTTCACCGACCATGAAACGCTACTTTCACGCAAAAACGAAATGGAAGAAAAAGGGAATGGCGTATATAACAGATTTAGGTACCCTATACTTACAGCCGATCATACACCCTTGACCTGGCGGTATGACCTAAATCCAAAAACAAATAAATACCTGATGGAACGCATCGGGATAAATGCTGTAATGAATTCGGGTGCCATTAAGTGGAACAATAAATACCTGTTGATTGTCAGGGTTGAAGGATATGATAGAAAGTCTTTTTTTGCCATTGCAGAAAGTCCTAATGGAATAGATAATTTCCGTTTTTGGGAATATCCGGTAACAATTCCTGAGACAGATAATCCTGATACTAACGTATATGATATGCGTCTTACAGCCCATGAGGATGGTTGGATATACGGCATCTTTTGTTCGGAACGTAAAGACCCCAATGCACCCGAAAGTGATCAGTCGTCAGCTGTTGCAGCTGCAGGGATAGTGCGTACAAAAGATTTAATAAAATGGGAACGTTTACCTGATTTAAAAACACCCCATCAGCAACGCAATGTTGTGCTACATCCCGAATTTGTAAACGGTAGGTATGTATTATACACACGTCCACAGGATGGATTTATTGAAGCTGGAAACGGTGGAGGCATTGGTTGGGCACCGATAGATGATATAACGAATGCTGAGATAAAGGAAGAGACGATGATACAGACTCGTGTTTATCACACGATACGTGAGGCAAAAATAGGAGAAGGACCGCACCCTATAAGAACTAAAACAGGATGGCTGCATTTTGCCCATGGTGTCCGTAATTGTGCTGCAGGTCTACGGTATGTATTATATCTGTATATGACTTCACTTGACGATCCTACTAAAGTAATTGCTCAGCCGGCAGGTTATTTTATGGCTCCCGAAGGTGAAGAGCGGATTGGTGATGTGTCTAATGTTCTATTTGCCAATGGGTGGATTGCAGATGATGACGGAAAAATCTTTTTGTACTATGCTTCATCCGACACACGTATGCATGTTGCTGTGTCTACTATTGACAAGCTTGTCGATTATTGTACAAATACACCTGAAGACGGATTTCGTTCGGCTCTTTCGGTAAAAAACATCATTTCATTAGTCGATAATAACAAAACGTTTTCTTCAATATAA